A section of the Paenibacillus yonginensis genome encodes:
- the tpx gene encoding thiol peroxidase, whose translation MAQERTGVATFGGNPITLIGPELKVGDKAPDFRINKDLVTEAGLSDYKGKIKLISVVPSLDTDVCDAQTRRFNEEASKLGDNVVVLTVSVDLPFAQSRFCSVAGIDKLETLTDYKHRSFGEAYGVLIKELQLEMRSIFIIDADDTIRYVEYLGEMGNHPNYEAAISALKQLV comes from the coding sequence ATGGCACAAGAACGTACTGGAGTAGCAACTTTTGGAGGAAACCCAATTACGCTGATCGGACCTGAATTGAAAGTGGGCGATAAAGCCCCTGATTTCCGAATTAACAAAGACCTGGTAACCGAAGCCGGCTTGTCCGATTATAAAGGCAAAATCAAACTGATTTCGGTAGTTCCTTCTCTGGACACGGACGTGTGTGACGCGCAAACCCGCCGTTTTAACGAGGAAGCGTCCAAACTCGGCGACAACGTGGTCGTATTGACGGTTTCCGTGGACCTTCCGTTTGCACAAAGTCGTTTCTGCTCCGTTGCGGGAATCGATAAATTGGAAACCTTGACCGACTACAAACATCGTTCATTTGGCGAAGCTTACGGCGTATTGATTAAAGAACTTCAGTTGGAAATGCGCTCGATCTTTATCATCGATGCCGACGACACGATCCGTTACGTGGAATATTTGGGCGAGATGGGCAACCATCCGAACTATGAGGCGGCCATTTCTGCTTTGAAACAACTGGTTTAA
- a CDS encoding MFS transporter, translating into MSQAATPRKTYQDDPNIQRRRWIILIVMNLFTFMSTLDGSIVNIALPVISKTLNLPVAQTEWVVTSYLMTICAAILFFGKLGDIIGKIKIFKIGMVIFIIGSALCGLSHSLPFLIASRLIQAVGASMTMANSQGIVTDIFPSTERGRALGLVGTFVSLGSIAGPSLGGVIVSALGWEYIFWVNLPIGILAFIFGVRVLPKDYTKLKVKIDSQGSLLFTLFILALFSGLLLGQQYGYGDTRIVAALILAVVSLGVFLWVESRKENPLLQLTMFKNPLFSLSITCGFLVFVGNFCYNIIAPFYAQSILNLSPFHAGFLLMLFPIMMVIVAPLSGALSDKIGSELLTFAGLVVTVIAQVGLANLHEGSPIPLVGLWIAMLGFGNGVFQSPNNSLVMSRIPKTQLGIAGSINSLIRNVGMVVGITVATTTLFGVMSSEAGHRVTGLIPGQPDIFIAGMHVVFMTSACISTAAALLTGFRLWSSRRGQRLRTKQA; encoded by the coding sequence ATGAGTCAAGCAGCAACCCCCAGGAAGACCTACCAGGACGATCCGAATATACAGAGAAGGCGCTGGATTATCCTGATCGTCATGAATTTGTTTACTTTCATGTCTACGCTCGATGGAAGTATCGTCAACATCGCGCTTCCGGTCATTTCCAAAACGCTGAACCTGCCGGTAGCGCAAACGGAATGGGTGGTCACCAGCTACCTGATGACGATCTGTGCGGCGATTTTATTTTTCGGCAAACTGGGAGATATCATCGGTAAAATCAAAATTTTCAAAATCGGCATGGTGATCTTTATTATCGGTTCCGCTTTGTGCGGGTTAAGCCACAGCCTTCCCTTCCTCATCGCCTCCCGTCTGATTCAGGCCGTAGGAGCCTCAATGACCATGGCGAACAGCCAAGGGATTGTCACCGATATTTTTCCGAGCACCGAACGGGGCAGGGCGCTGGGCCTGGTCGGAACTTTTGTTTCGCTGGGCAGTATCGCCGGTCCAAGTCTGGGCGGGGTTATCGTCTCGGCGCTGGGCTGGGAGTATATTTTCTGGGTCAACCTGCCGATTGGAATCCTTGCTTTTATCTTCGGGGTCCGGGTCCTGCCTAAGGACTATACGAAGCTGAAGGTGAAAATCGACAGCCAAGGCAGTCTCTTGTTTACCTTGTTTATATTGGCTTTGTTCTCCGGCCTGCTGCTCGGCCAGCAATACGGATATGGAGACACGAGGATCGTGGCGGCTTTGATCCTGGCCGTTGTGAGTCTGGGTGTTTTTCTCTGGGTCGAATCACGGAAGGAAAATCCTTTGCTCCAGCTGACTATGTTTAAGAATCCGTTGTTTTCTTTAAGCATTACCTGCGGTTTCCTCGTCTTCGTAGGCAATTTTTGCTACAACATCATTGCGCCTTTTTACGCGCAGAGCATCTTGAATCTGTCGCCGTTTCATGCCGGCTTCCTGCTGATGCTGTTCCCGATTATGATGGTGATCGTGGCTCCGCTGAGCGGCGCCTTATCGGACAAAATCGGTTCCGAGCTGCTGACCTTCGCGGGTCTGGTCGTGACCGTCATTGCTCAGGTGGGCCTGGCCAACCTGCATGAAGGAAGCCCGATTCCGCTGGTCGGCTTATGGATCGCCATGCTGGGCTTCGGCAACGGCGTCTTCCAGTCACCGAACAACTCGCTGGTCATGTCGCGGATTCCCAAGACTCAGCTTGGGATCGCTGGCAGCATCAACTCCCTGATCCGAAACGTGGGGATGGTGGTGGGTATTACGGTAGCTACCACAACCCTGTTCGGTGTAATGAGCTCGGAAGCGGGGCACCGCGTGACCGGCCTGATTCCGGGGCAACCGGACATCTTTATTGCAGGCATGCATGTTGTGTTTATGACCTCGGCCTGCATCAGCACGGCTGCCGCTCTGCTGACCGGGTTCCGCCTTTGGTCCTCCAGACGCGGGCAGCGGCTTAGAACCAAGCAGGCCTGA
- a CDS encoding GntR family transcriptional regulator → MNVTILNTSEKPIYQQIYEQISAQILKGELESGYCLPPIRQAALELRVSVITVKKAWEELERIGLINTVTGKGCFVAEFTAEEMSRIRSEMILKQMESDASYYKSFGVTLDEMVELLKKIY, encoded by the coding sequence ATGAACGTAACGATTTTGAATACATCCGAGAAACCGATCTATCAGCAGATTTATGAACAGATCAGCGCTCAAATCCTGAAAGGCGAGTTGGAAAGCGGTTATTGCTTACCGCCTATTCGGCAGGCGGCGCTGGAGCTTAGAGTCAGCGTCATCACCGTAAAGAAAGCCTGGGAAGAACTCGAACGAATAGGTTTGATCAATACGGTAACGGGGAAAGGATGTTTTGTAGCAGAATTTACCGCGGAAGAGATGTCGCGAATACGCAGCGAAATGATTCTGAAGCAAATGGAAAGCGACGCCTCGTACTACAAATCCTTTGGCGTCACCCTGGATGAAATGGTGGAGCTGTTGAAGAAGATTTATTGA
- a CDS encoding ABC transporter ATP-binding protein has translation MLALDIRNLSKKYSDFQIKDVSFQLEKGYIMGFIGGNGAGKTTTIKSILNLIQIDNGEIYVFGKNMAEHELELKQEIGCTFGDIDFYTRSKIKTMTRITKKFYKNWNDETYYNYLHRFKLDENKKIAELSTGMRVKYSLALALSHGAKLLILDEPTSGLDPVSRDELIDIFQQLIVDGEISILFSTHITSDLEKCADFITFIENGQIFASSEKNDFKDSFRLLSGSEDQLHQVKEQLISYKINSFGFTGLIHTKDLKPSSELKATTPSLEEIMIYFAKKEDVHV, from the coding sequence ATGCTGGCGTTAGACATTCGAAATTTGAGCAAAAAATACTCCGACTTTCAGATAAAAGACGTCTCATTTCAGTTGGAGAAGGGTTATATCATGGGGTTTATCGGTGGCAATGGCGCCGGGAAAACAACCACGATAAAATCGATCTTAAACCTGATTCAAATCGATAACGGCGAGATCTACGTTTTTGGCAAGAATATGGCGGAACACGAATTGGAACTGAAGCAGGAAATCGGGTGCACCTTCGGCGATATTGATTTCTATACACGCAGCAAGATAAAAACGATGACACGTATCACAAAGAAGTTCTATAAGAATTGGAATGACGAAACGTATTATAACTATTTGCATAGATTCAAATTGGATGAAAACAAAAAAATTGCCGAATTGTCTACAGGAATGAGAGTCAAATACAGCTTGGCCCTTGCTTTATCCCATGGCGCGAAGCTTCTTATCCTGGATGAACCGACAAGCGGACTCGACCCTGTTTCAAGAGACGAGCTGATCGATATCTTCCAACAGCTTATCGTTGATGGCGAGATCAGCATTCTGTTCTCCACTCATATTACATCCGACTTGGAGAAATGTGCGGATTTTATAACCTTTATTGAGAATGGACAAATCTTCGCCAGCTCCGAGAAAAATGATTTTAAGGATTCCTTTCGTTTGCTCAGCGGCAGCGAGGACCAGCTGCACCAGGTAAAGGAACAGTTAATTTCCTACAAAATAAACTCTTTCGGCTTTACCGGATTGATTCATACCAAAGACCTCAAGCCATCCTCCGAGCTAAAGGCAACCACGCCAAGCCTTGAGGAAATCATGATTTATTTCGCGAAAAAGGAGGATGTACATGTATAA
- a CDS encoding IS3 family transposase, with protein MKKPVYDEAFKRQTVQHIKESGQTVAEVARELKINDNTVYGWVKKFGTDPEVVAAQVFKSDEHQMREMQKRIRELQEENEILKKSDALLRERPSVKYSFIHEHRFEYRLEKLCIVLKVSRSGYYKWRCRPESEREKHHREMTEHVRKAYEESRRLYGSPKLTRQLNRQGIQISERTVGRIMKKQGLRSRTVKKYKATTNSKHALPVQDNVLGREFQATKPGEKWVTDITYVWTVEGWLYLASVMDLYSRRIVGWQMGERMTKELVIGALQQAYGRGRPDPGLLHHSDRGSQYASHDYQKQLLTYEMIGSMSRKGNCYDNACIESFHSVLKKELIYLNHYETREQAKQSIFEYIEFFYNTRRIHSSIDYHTPMEYELLYLNQAA; from the coding sequence ATGAAAAAACCTGTGTATGACGAAGCCTTCAAGCGTCAGACGGTGCAACATATTAAGGAAAGTGGCCAAACGGTGGCGGAAGTCGCCCGAGAGCTGAAGATCAACGACAACACCGTGTACGGTTGGGTTAAGAAGTTTGGAACAGATCCGGAAGTGGTTGCAGCCCAGGTGTTCAAATCGGACGAGCATCAGATGCGGGAAATGCAGAAGCGAATCCGAGAGCTGCAAGAGGAAAATGAAATCTTAAAAAAAAGCGATGCACTACTTCGCGAAAGACCGTCGGTAAAGTATTCGTTCATTCATGAACACCGCTTCGAGTACCGATTGGAGAAGTTGTGCATTGTCCTGAAAGTCTCTCGTAGCGGGTACTACAAATGGCGGTGCAGACCGGAAAGTGAACGAGAAAAACATCACCGGGAGATGACGGAGCACGTCCGTAAGGCCTACGAAGAGTCCAGAAGGCTTTACGGGAGCCCGAAACTCACCAGGCAGTTGAATCGTCAAGGGATTCAGATCTCCGAACGCACGGTCGGTCGAATCATGAAAAAACAAGGCTTACGCTCACGTACCGTAAAGAAGTACAAGGCGACTACCAACTCCAAGCATGCGCTTCCCGTTCAAGACAATGTGCTGGGCCGCGAGTTTCAAGCCACGAAGCCGGGGGAGAAATGGGTAACGGATATCACCTATGTCTGGACCGTGGAAGGATGGTTGTATCTGGCGAGTGTCATGGACCTATACTCTCGCAGAATTGTCGGTTGGCAAATGGGTGAGCGGATGACCAAGGAACTCGTGATTGGGGCCCTTCAGCAGGCCTATGGCCGAGGGCGTCCAGACCCTGGATTACTTCACCATTCCGATCGGGGAAGCCAATACGCCTCTCACGATTACCAGAAACAGCTGTTAACATATGAGATGATCGGAAGCATGAGCCGAAAGGGGAATTGCTACGATAATGCCTGCATCGAGTCATTCCATAGTGTCCTCAAAAAGGAACTGATTTACCTGAACCACTATGAAACGAGGGAACAAGCGAAGCAGAGTATTTTCGAGTACATTGAGTTCTTCTACAACACTCGGCGTATCCATTCCTCTATTGATTACCATACCCCCATGGAGTATGAACTGCTTTACCTAAACCAGGCTGCTTAA
- a CDS encoding IS3 family transposase (programmed frameshift), which yields MPKQRRTFTAEFKRQMVQLYENGKSRAAIVEEYDLTASALDRWIIQAQTTGSFKEKDNRSSEETELMALRKENQRLKMEVDIFKASGADHGTKVAIIRNNLDKYSVSALCNVLQIARSTYYYEAKERPNEDGLSKAIVEIFYKNRKAYGTRKIKTKLQEQGLIVSRRRIGRIMREQGLVSTYTIAQFKPHKTACNEAATTNVLAREFDQAEIKRFVVSDLTYVKVGHRWHYICVLIDLFNREIIGHSAGPHKDAALVSRAFATVEGDLSQIQWFHTDRGSEFKNQKMDELLETFEISRSLSAKGCPYDNAVAEATYKVMKTEFIHQMEFQSLDHLQLELYDYVNWFNKHRIHGSLGYMTPVQYRQVALKKAV from the exons ATGCCAAAACAACGACGTACCTTTACTGCAGAATTTAAGCGACAAATGGTACAGCTTTATGAGAATGGGAAGTCCAGGGCAGCGATTGTGGAGGAATACGACCTCACAGCTTCCGCTTTAGACCGTTGGATTATTCAGGCTCAGACAACGGGTTCCTTTAAGGAAAAGGATAATCGTTCATCAGAAGAAACCGAACTGATGGCGTTACGAAAAGAGAACCAACGTCTGAAGATGGAGGTAGATATTT TTAAAGCAAGCGGCGCTGATCATGGGACGAAAGTAGCTATCATTCGGAATAACCTGGATAAATACTCGGTATCAGCATTGTGTAACGTCCTGCAAATTGCAAGAAGTACGTACTATTATGAAGCCAAAGAACGACCGAATGAAGATGGGTTATCAAAGGCTATTGTGGAAATCTTCTATAAGAACCGAAAAGCCTACGGTACACGAAAGATCAAAACCAAGCTCCAGGAACAAGGACTCATCGTGTCTAGACGCCGTATTGGCCGAATCATGCGTGAGCAAGGCCTGGTCTCCACCTATACCATTGCCCAGTTTAAGCCCCACAAAACGGCCTGTAATGAGGCGGCAACGACGAATGTGTTAGCTCGTGAGTTTGACCAGGCTGAAATTAAGCGCTTCGTGGTCAGCGATCTAACGTATGTGAAGGTAGGGCACCGTTGGCACTACATTTGCGTCCTCATCGACCTGTTCAATCGAGAGATCATTGGCCATAGTGCAGGTCCACATAAGGACGCTGCTCTGGTTTCGCGCGCCTTTGCTACGGTAGAAGGTGACCTGAGCCAAATCCAGTGGTTTCATACGGACCGTGGAAGTGAGTTTAAAAACCAGAAGATGGACGAGCTTCTGGAAACCTTTGAGATCAGTCGATCGTTAAGCGCGAAGGGTTGTCCTTATGACAACGCTGTAGCGGAAGCAACCTACAAGGTCATGAAAACGGAGTTCATCCATCAGATGGAGTTCCAGAGCCTCGATCACCTGCAGTTGGAACTATACGACTATGTTAACTGGTTTAACAAGCATCGAATTCATGGATCATTGGGGTACATGACGCCTGTTCAGTACCGTCAAGTAGCCCTTAAAAAAGCTGTCTGA
- a CDS encoding ABC-2 transporter permease produces the protein MYNLVMKDLKLGVNPWFLVLPLFTGALMFVPGWVYFIVPLYFCFITVPNMFGGFKSQNDLVFSTIMPVTKKDIVKARITVVVILELLHLLVAMIFSLFTLRLYPNLTYFFFVPHTGFWGLCFIMLGIFNLVFLPMYYKTAYKYGAATVASITAAILFAGVAQWAGISSPWMNGIFYGSGTNHTLQQLSILALGIVIFIAFTLIAYRIAVKRFLKVEIL, from the coding sequence ATGTATAATTTGGTGATGAAAGATTTGAAATTAGGCGTAAATCCCTGGTTCCTTGTATTGCCTTTATTTACGGGGGCCTTGATGTTTGTTCCAGGCTGGGTTTATTTTATCGTCCCGCTTTATTTCTGTTTCATAACGGTGCCGAATATGTTTGGCGGATTTAAAAGTCAGAACGATTTGGTGTTTAGTACAATTATGCCCGTGACCAAAAAAGACATCGTAAAAGCCAGAATCACCGTTGTTGTCATTCTGGAGCTCTTGCATCTGCTTGTTGCCATGATCTTCAGCCTGTTTACGCTTCGGTTATACCCGAATCTCACTTATTTTTTCTTTGTGCCGCACACGGGTTTTTGGGGATTATGTTTCATCATGCTTGGGATCTTCAACCTCGTATTTCTGCCCATGTATTACAAAACGGCCTATAAGTATGGAGCGGCAACCGTTGCATCCATTACGGCCGCCATCCTTTTTGCTGGAGTCGCCCAATGGGCCGGAATAAGCAGTCCGTGGATGAACGGTATTTTTTATGGCTCCGGTACAAATCATACGTTGCAGCAGCTCTCCATACTGGCCCTAGGCATTGTCATTTTTATTGCTTTCACTCTGATTGCTTACCGGATTGCGGTGAAACGATTCCTAAAAGTGGAGATATTATGA
- a CDS encoding restriction endonuclease produces MAKRRKSKAGQRENLFKVIMGLSFILPCFIVLSATNDLAAGLLAGMLGVGVAIGVIIYVAVSKVAKLKRSGIAEIDKMDGYQFEKFLGHLFRSQGYKAEVTQSSGDFGADLVLTKDGIRIVVQAKRYSKNVGLKAVQEAHSAMAHYSASEAWVVSNADYTDQAYKLARSNHVRLINRDQLIEMLLDMHSTKSKSKRTPAQNANL; encoded by the coding sequence GTGGCTAAAAGAAGAAAAAGCAAGGCGGGCCAAAGAGAAAACTTATTTAAAGTAATAATGGGACTTTCTTTTATTTTACCCTGTTTCATCGTATTATCAGCAACCAATGATTTGGCTGCAGGGTTATTGGCCGGAATGCTGGGAGTGGGCGTTGCTATAGGAGTCATAATTTATGTTGCAGTCTCGAAGGTAGCCAAATTAAAACGTTCGGGTATAGCTGAGATTGATAAAATGGATGGATACCAGTTTGAAAAATTTCTCGGCCATTTATTTCGATCACAAGGATATAAAGCTGAAGTTACTCAATCTTCTGGAGATTTCGGTGCTGATCTTGTATTAACTAAGGATGGAATTCGAATTGTAGTCCAAGCCAAAAGGTACAGCAAAAATGTTGGCCTGAAAGCCGTCCAAGAAGCTCATAGTGCGATGGCACATTATTCAGCATCCGAAGCTTGGGTTGTCAGTAACGCTGATTATACGGATCAAGCTTATAAATTAGCTCGGTCTAACCATGTACGTTTAATTAACCGAGACCAGCTTATTGAAATGCTTTTGGATATGCATTCCACAAAGAGCAAGTCCAAAAGGACTCCAGCACAGAATGCAAATTTATAA
- the trxB gene encoding thioredoxin-disulfide reductase, whose translation MYKAIVIGTGPAGLTAAIYLARANLQPLVIEGDQPGGQLTTTTEVENFPGFPEGILGPDLMDNMRKQAERFGAAFQTGWVKEIDLQNRPFTLRLENGETLTTEALIVSTGASANLLHIPNEMENIGRGVSTCATCDGFFFRGKKIIVVGGGDSAMEEAHFLTRFASEVRVVHRRDELKASKIMQDRARANEKIEWSLNRTPLEVVEGEHGVTGLKVLNNETGETEVIDTQGIFVAIGHRPNTAFLNGQLETDANGYLVVQPGTSATSIPGVFACGDVKDPVYRQAITSAGSGAMAALDLERFVEEHPVSSPAVQEVV comes from the coding sequence ATGTATAAAGCAATCGTAATCGGTACAGGACCGGCGGGACTAACAGCTGCCATCTATCTGGCTCGGGCCAATCTTCAGCCTTTGGTTATCGAAGGGGATCAACCTGGCGGGCAGTTGACAACAACAACTGAAGTTGAGAACTTTCCCGGGTTTCCGGAGGGCATCCTTGGACCGGACCTTATGGACAATATGAGAAAGCAGGCGGAACGATTCGGCGCAGCTTTCCAAACCGGCTGGGTCAAGGAGATCGATCTGCAAAACCGGCCATTCACGCTGCGGCTGGAGAACGGGGAGACCTTGACGACGGAAGCCCTGATCGTTTCCACAGGGGCATCGGCCAATCTGCTGCATATTCCGAATGAGATGGAGAACATCGGCAGAGGCGTCAGCACCTGCGCGACTTGCGACGGCTTCTTTTTCCGGGGCAAAAAGATCATCGTGGTCGGAGGAGGCGACTCCGCTATGGAGGAAGCTCATTTCCTTACCCGCTTTGCCAGCGAGGTGCGGGTCGTACACCGCAGAGACGAATTGAAAGCTTCCAAGATCATGCAGGATCGGGCCCGGGCCAATGAGAAAATCGAGTGGAGCCTGAACCGGACTCCGCTGGAGGTTGTGGAAGGCGAACACGGGGTTACGGGACTCAAGGTGCTGAACAACGAAACCGGCGAAACCGAAGTCATCGACACGCAGGGAATCTTTGTAGCGATTGGACATCGTCCGAACACGGCTTTCCTGAATGGTCAACTCGAGACTGATGCGAACGGTTATCTGGTAGTTCAGCCGGGCACTTCCGCCACAAGCATTCCAGGCGTATTTGCCTGCGGCGATGTGAAGGACCCTGTTTATCGTCAAGCCATTACTTCGGCGGGCAGCGGCGCCATGGCTGCGCTGGATCTGGAGAGATTCGTAGAGGAGCATCCTGTATCTTCTCCCGCTGTGCAGGAGGTGGTCTAA
- a CDS encoding IS3 family transposase, with amino-acid sequence MRERRDRWTVKEMCKVLAVSESGYYRSLKPTPKRERQERLLVKIKEIIEEYEDNSNYGAQRIRLALAQKEIVTSYSTVYRIMKKHGLLKKVRRHPNGITREDAAAQKSENLIQRDFSASAPNQKWLSDITEVPCLDGKLYVSAVLDCFNGEIVGLAMDDNMRKELCIQAFENACRARNARGMIYHSDRGSQFTSHAFRACLAKRDVVQSMSGTGRCYDNARMESFFATLKKEKLYKIKTEQYPMAYMKSIIFRYIMVYYNRQRVYTSNPGGWPPAIYRERMLSQAA; translated from the coding sequence ATCCGTGAACGACGGGATCGATGGACCGTCAAAGAGATGTGCAAAGTACTTGCTGTCAGCGAATCAGGCTATTACCGCAGCTTGAAGCCCACACCCAAACGAGAGCGGCAAGAACGCCTTCTGGTCAAAATCAAAGAAATCATCGAAGAATATGAAGACAACAGCAATTACGGTGCCCAGCGGATTAGGCTGGCTCTAGCGCAAAAAGAGATCGTGACCAGCTACAGCACCGTCTATCGCATCATGAAGAAGCACGGTCTGCTGAAGAAAGTGAGGCGTCATCCAAACGGCATTACACGTGAGGATGCGGCAGCTCAAAAGAGCGAGAACCTGATCCAGAGAGACTTCAGCGCCTCAGCCCCCAACCAGAAGTGGCTATCGGATATCACAGAAGTGCCTTGTTTAGACGGTAAGCTGTATGTGTCCGCCGTATTGGACTGTTTCAATGGGGAGATCGTGGGTCTGGCCATGGATGACAACATGCGTAAGGAACTCTGCATCCAAGCTTTTGAGAATGCCTGCAGGGCCAGAAATGCTCGTGGAATGATTTATCACAGCGACCGAGGCAGCCAGTTCACGAGCCACGCATTCCGAGCGTGTCTGGCTAAACGAGATGTCGTTCAAAGCATGAGCGGCACAGGGCGCTGCTATGACAACGCAAGAATGGAAAGCTTCTTTGCTACGCTAAAGAAAGAAAAGCTATATAAGATCAAAACCGAGCAATACCCGATGGCCTATATGAAATCGATTATCTTCCGATACATCATGGTCTATTACAACAGACAGAGGGTTTACACCTCTAATCCAGGGGGATGGCCCCCAGCTATTTATCGCGAAAGAATGCTGTCACAGGCAGCTTAA
- a CDS encoding transposase, whose product MNRYDKAFKEEAVRLSDEIGPKKAAEQLGVAYHTLQDWRKRRTLHGDGAHIGSGRAYASANKTTREIELERENSELRRANEILKDALGFFAKDRKR is encoded by the coding sequence ATGAATCGGTACGACAAAGCATTCAAAGAAGAAGCGGTAAGGTTAAGCGATGAGATCGGGCCCAAGAAAGCGGCCGAGCAGTTAGGCGTAGCCTACCACACCTTGCAGGACTGGAGGAAACGAAGAACCCTGCACGGTGATGGAGCGCATATCGGAAGTGGTCGCGCTTATGCATCTGCCAATAAGACTACGCGTGAAATCGAATTAGAAAGAGAAAACAGCGAGTTGCGTCGTGCGAATGAAATTCTCAAGGACGCACTTGGTTTTTTCGCAAAAGACCGGAAGCGCTAA
- a CDS encoding MarR family winged helix-turn-helix transcriptional regulator, with amino-acid sequence MKQPSMGKLISLISRVNQRKLASQLKPFGIGSGGAHSYLKAILQRPGQSQEQLTGDLKFDKATTTRTVRQLEEAGYIERRSDEKDRRSIRLYPTQKGQAFAPTLQAILDESNSRLTRDLTAEERDQLVQLLQKVYGSLLDQTEGKGLS; translated from the coding sequence GTGAAACAGCCATCCATGGGGAAGCTTATTTCCCTGATCAGCCGGGTTAACCAAAGAAAGCTTGCCAGCCAGTTAAAACCGTTCGGCATCGGAAGCGGTGGCGCCCATAGCTATTTAAAAGCCATTCTCCAGCGTCCCGGGCAAAGTCAGGAACAGCTTACGGGCGATTTGAAATTCGATAAAGCCACGACTACCCGCACGGTCAGGCAGCTTGAAGAAGCCGGATATATCGAACGCAGGTCCGATGAGAAAGACAGGCGCTCCATCCGGCTGTATCCGACGCAGAAGGGGCAGGCTTTTGCCCCGACGCTGCAAGCCATTCTGGATGAATCGAACAGCCGGCTGACCCGGGATTTGACCGCAGAAGAGCGGGATCAGCTGGTACAGCTTCTTCAGAAGGTGTATGGCAGCCTGCTGGATCAAACCGAAGGAAAAGGCTTGTCCTGA